The genomic window CGCGCCATTTCTGGATGAATTCTACAGGGGTCATGGGTGGTGGTTACTCCGCAGCCTCCAGCTCTTCTTCTGCGTAGTAATCCTCTTCTTCATGATCCGATGGCACCTCAGCTTCCTTCAGCGCCTCCTTACCCATCGCGGCTTCAATCAATACCAAAAGTTTCTGACGCCGGTCGTCCATGAAGTCTGCGAATTCGTCCGACATTAGGTAGGTTTCATCAATCTCATGACTGGCAAGGATCGTCGTAAGGCGATCCGGATCGATCGGAGGGTTACTCTCATTTCCCTTCGTCAAGCGGGCCAAATACAAAGAGGGGGCCACGCCACCGAGCATGCGGTTAGTGCCAGAAGCTATCGGGGTCTTGTTGACAATGCTGTTGTAGATTTCCGGCCCGATGCCCCTACCCTTGCACCAAGCTTGCGGGAAGATGTGATGGATATCCACGTTCTCGTCAAAGAAAACCGCCTGATCGTAAGGCTGTCCGGATTTGAAGTCCTGCGCCCCTGATTTCATCAAAAGCGCGTGCACGCCTTTGTATGCGGCTGAAAGCCGCGACCGAAGGGTCCGGAGCCGCCGTTCCTCAAAGCTGGCGCGTTGCACAGTTTGTGGCTCCGCTCCTCCACTGAGCCACGGTTTGAAGTCTCGGATATCGAGTGCAAAGCGGCTCTCGGTGGCAGATCCATAGAGCTCGCCAAACACCCCACTCCAATACCATCGCGCCAGCTTTTGCCGGACGGAGTCATTCTCCCAAGTATTGCCGAGATCAGCCAAGATTGCAGCGAGGGGGACCAACTGTGTTTGATAGGGCAGATCCCTGGCTTTGAATATCTTAAGAGAGTGGAGAAACTTAGCGGCAGCGATGTAGCCATCCTCAACCATCGGAGCGTATTTTTGGTACGCCGCGAGTGGCACTTGCAACAAGCTATTGCGGGTCGCACTGATGGCAGGCGGATCTTTGCCGTCTGCGGTAGCAGCCTCTCGAACTTCCTTCGTGTGAAGGAGCGAAATTGCCTGCAGAAATTCGACGGGCTCGATCTTCTCAAGCACCGGTTGGGCGGACACCAGGCGCTTTCTTCGTTCCTTCCAGTCGTCTCGAAGGTGAAACTCTTCTGCAGCGTACATTGCCGTGACGAGCTCAAAGGCATCGAGCGGCTTCCCTCCGGTGTTTACCTTCTCGAATACCAGGCAAACGGCCGCCCTGCTGGTGTCCTTACCTAATTTGATGACAGGAACTTGGTATTGGTCAAAGTTTCTGACCACACCCTGCATGAAGGCATTGATCAACTCTAGGTGCTTCCCT from Erythrobacter sp. SCSIO 43205 includes these protein-coding regions:
- a CDS encoding DUF262 domain-containing protein translates to MTTSFQTNPYKLSDLMRDCHEGKLQLPDFQRGWVWDQDRITDLLASISEGFPVGALMTLDASGEVSFAVRPVEGAPAPSKDIEAYLLDGQQRMTSLYQSTYSTVPVATQTVKKRPIKLHFYFDIRAALDDEVARSEAIVSVPEDRVIRENFGRDIKLDLSTAEKEFEHLHFPIDRMFEAHIWQQAATAWTFEQMPERGKHLELINAFMQGVVRNFDQYQVPVIKLGKDTSRAAVCLVFEKVNTGGKPLDAFELVTAMYAAEEFHLRDDWKERRKRLVSAQPVLEKIEPVEFLQAISLLHTKEVREAATADGKDPPAISATRNSLLQVPLAAYQKYAPMVEDGYIAAAKFLHSLKIFKARDLPYQTQLVPLAAILADLGNTWENDSVRQKLARWYWSGVFGELYGSATESRFALDIRDFKPWLSGGAEPQTVQRASFEERRLRTLRSRLSAAYKGVHALLMKSGAQDFKSGQPYDQAVFFDENVDIHHIFPQAWCKGRGIGPEIYNSIVNKTPIASGTNRMLGGVAPSLYLARLTKGNESNPPIDPDRLTTILASHEIDETYLMSDEFADFMDDRRQKLLVLIEAAMGKEALKEAEVPSDHEEEDYYAEEELEAAE